Proteins found in one Oceaniferula flava genomic segment:
- the cls gene encoding cardiolipin synthase yields MMQLSDRYEKLKNGLKGMLEFRKRHRVKLKRYLLITMHILGVVSSFDAVMNTRTSQGAIAWVVSLNTLPVVAVPAYWVFGSNDFDNYIEERRSHREKLRPLAQRLMREEGVSAVELQDQSPLANSLRSLSLLPITHSNKVELLVDGRNTYDSIFESILEAESYALVQFYIIRDDDTGQRFRDLLIEKARQGVAVYLLYDDYGCIDIGEDYLAPLRSAGVRVSSFLDLVGPANGLQLNFRNHRKIVIVDGAVGFVGGLNVGDEYLGLHPELTPWRDSHVKVSGPVVTYLQIPFVEDWHWATGEWLETLDWNPVDKAIVNETSPKIDPQGVSAICVPSGPSDDVQTCNLFYQAAINAAEKRIWLSTPYFVPDESFIHALQLAALRGVEVKLIIPENSDSTLVNLSMQSYFAELHQLGIEIYRYQEGFLHQKVMLVDDHFCAYGSANLDNRSFRLNFEVMVGFFSKDFARKTEAMLTEDMANSQLAPEGQLLDRNLFYRFSVRVSRLLAPIQ; encoded by the coding sequence ACTCAAACGCTACTTACTGATCACCATGCACATCCTCGGTGTGGTGAGCTCGTTTGATGCGGTGATGAACACCCGCACCTCCCAAGGCGCCATTGCCTGGGTGGTTTCATTGAACACCCTACCGGTGGTGGCCGTGCCTGCTTATTGGGTGTTCGGATCCAATGATTTTGATAATTACATCGAGGAACGTCGCAGTCATCGTGAGAAATTGAGGCCTCTGGCGCAGCGATTGATGCGTGAAGAAGGCGTCTCGGCCGTGGAGTTGCAGGACCAGAGCCCGCTGGCGAACTCACTGCGGAGCTTGTCGCTTTTACCCATCACTCATTCTAACAAGGTCGAGCTGCTGGTGGATGGCCGCAATACTTACGATAGTATTTTCGAATCGATCCTCGAAGCAGAGAGCTATGCGCTGGTGCAATTTTACATCATTCGTGATGACGATACCGGTCAGCGTTTCAGGGATCTCCTGATTGAAAAAGCCCGCCAAGGCGTCGCCGTCTATCTGCTTTATGATGATTACGGCTGCATCGATATCGGCGAAGATTATCTCGCCCCCCTCCGGTCGGCCGGCGTTCGGGTGTCGTCCTTTCTTGATCTGGTCGGCCCGGCAAATGGCCTGCAGCTGAACTTCCGCAATCATCGGAAAATTGTCATTGTCGATGGCGCCGTGGGATTTGTGGGAGGTTTGAATGTTGGCGATGAATATCTCGGATTACACCCAGAGCTGACGCCTTGGCGTGATAGTCATGTCAAAGTGAGTGGCCCGGTGGTCACCTACCTTCAGATTCCTTTCGTCGAAGACTGGCACTGGGCGACGGGGGAATGGCTGGAAACCTTGGACTGGAATCCGGTCGACAAGGCCATCGTCAATGAGACATCCCCGAAGATTGATCCCCAGGGAGTAAGTGCCATCTGCGTGCCCTCGGGGCCATCGGATGATGTGCAAACTTGCAATCTGTTCTATCAAGCGGCCATCAATGCCGCCGAGAAGCGGATTTGGTTATCGACGCCCTACTTTGTGCCTGATGAATCCTTCATTCACGCCCTGCAGTTGGCTGCGCTCCGCGGAGTCGAGGTGAAGCTGATCATTCCGGAGAACAGCGACAGCACCCTGGTCAATTTATCCATGCAGTCATACTTCGCCGAGCTGCATCAACTTGGCATTGAAATCTACCGCTATCAGGAGGGCTTCTTGCACCAGAAGGTGATGCTGGTGGACGATCACTTCTGCGCCTACGGCAGTGCCAATCTGGACAACCGATCGTTCCGACTGAACTTCGAAGTCATGGTCGGATTTTTCTCCAAAGACTTCGCCCGCAAGACCGAAGCCATGCTCACCGAAGACATGGCGAACAGCCAGCTCGCTCCCGAGGGACAACTGCTAGATAGAAACCTTTTTTACCGATTCTCCGTGCGTGTCTCGAGACTGCTCGCGCCTATCCAATAA
- a CDS encoding ABC1 kinase family protein: MTLEMKKLATYKDVARLVLKYGRSDELDHQHFASEFQLDEQVEPSEDAVEFAKDLESLGPTFIKLGQILSNRGDLLPPSWLSALEKLQDDVEPFAFETVKETIETEVGVRISKLFDEFDETPVATASLGQVHLATLRSSDTRVAVKVQRPNIREQIMRETEVIASIAEFLEKHTEVGKQTEPTRMVEQFRKSILAELNYQQEAANLERLRNNLKKFEQLTVPKPHPDFCTGKVLVMDYIDGTKITDIPKIALIDLDGKALAEELFSAYLQQILLDGFFHADPHPGNLLLTKEGKIALIDLGMTGAVPDRIKDQLLQLLAAISEGRSSDAASITMKIGTPREHFDLQGCREAITEIVENYQGLDVGDIYVGQLVMEITQACGKNGLRIPDVMFMLGKMLLNLDGVGNILDRHFTPNDTIRDYTTTIARKRMREELTAGSLVPFIIEIKELVSKTPERLNTLIERISTNQMELKIDAIDEPLLLKGLYQVANRITTGLIIAAMIIGAAMLMNIETSFTLLGYPGLAILLFLTAAIGGTVLVVNIFLTERK; the protein is encoded by the coding sequence ATGACACTAGAAATGAAAAAACTCGCTACTTACAAAGATGTCGCTCGGCTCGTTTTAAAATACGGTCGTAGTGACGAACTCGATCACCAACATTTTGCCTCCGAGTTCCAGCTGGACGAGCAGGTGGAGCCGAGTGAGGATGCCGTCGAGTTTGCCAAGGACCTCGAGTCGCTCGGGCCCACCTTCATCAAGCTTGGACAGATTCTCTCCAACCGTGGGGACCTGCTGCCGCCAAGCTGGTTGTCGGCCTTGGAGAAATTGCAGGACGATGTCGAGCCGTTTGCCTTCGAGACGGTAAAGGAGACTATCGAGACAGAAGTCGGCGTTCGCATCTCCAAGTTGTTCGATGAATTTGATGAAACGCCGGTGGCCACCGCCTCGCTCGGTCAGGTACACCTCGCCACGCTCCGGAGCTCGGACACCCGCGTGGCCGTGAAGGTGCAGCGACCGAACATTCGGGAGCAAATCATGCGCGAAACCGAGGTCATCGCCAGCATCGCCGAGTTTCTGGAAAAACACACTGAGGTCGGCAAGCAAACCGAACCGACCCGGATGGTGGAGCAATTCCGTAAATCGATTCTCGCCGAGCTGAATTATCAGCAGGAAGCGGCGAATCTCGAGCGACTGCGCAACAATCTGAAGAAATTCGAGCAGCTGACGGTGCCGAAACCTCATCCGGATTTTTGCACCGGCAAGGTGTTGGTGATGGACTACATCGATGGCACCAAGATCACGGACATACCAAAAATTGCCCTTATCGACCTGGATGGAAAAGCTCTAGCAGAGGAGTTGTTTTCCGCATATCTTCAGCAAATTTTGTTAGATGGCTTCTTCCACGCCGACCCGCACCCGGGGAACCTTCTGCTGACCAAGGAGGGCAAGATCGCGCTCATCGATCTCGGCATGACTGGTGCGGTTCCAGATAGGATCAAAGATCAGCTGCTACAGCTCTTGGCCGCTATTTCCGAAGGCCGAAGCTCGGATGCCGCCAGCATCACGATGAAAATTGGCACCCCGCGTGAGCACTTTGATCTGCAAGGCTGCCGCGAGGCGATCACTGAGATCGTGGAAAACTACCAGGGGCTGGACGTGGGTGATATCTACGTCGGCCAGCTGGTCATGGAGATCACCCAAGCCTGTGGCAAAAACGGTCTGCGTATTCCCGACGTGATGTTCATGTTAGGGAAAATGTTGCTCAACTTGGATGGCGTGGGGAATATTCTGGATCGGCATTTTACACCCAACGATACCATCCGTGACTACACCACCACCATTGCCCGCAAGCGCATGCGTGAAGAACTGACGGCGGGTAGCTTGGTGCCTTTCATAATCGAAATCAAGGAGCTGGTGAGTAAGACGCCGGAACGACTTAACACTCTGATCGAGCGCATTTCCACTAATCAGATGGAGCTTAAGATCGATGCCATTGATGAGCCCTTACTGCTCAAAGGCCTCTATCAGGTGGCCAACCGGATCACCACCGGGTTGATCATCGCCGCCATGATTATAGGTGCTGCAATGTTGATGAATATCGAGACCAGTTTCACCCTGTTAGGTTATCCGGGGCTAGCGATCCTACTCTTCCTCACAGCGGCGATTGGAGGCACGGTTCTGGTGGTGAATATTTTTCTAACTGAACGAAAATAG
- a CDS encoding L,D-transpeptidase, with amino-acid sequence MKYLSNILASAALAIGASLFSSCNTPTSGSPGSAFTFDPPVTQPTNRSAVKVAISTSAQKLYIVEGDKVLLASPVAVGKSATPTPKGTHRITAKTKYRRRQGQPGRGYPMTYWMSFYSPAYGMHWGFVKPYPCTAGCVRMPLNTARKAFDLVKVGTRVNVATTQPWDSTVGAKLPRLDDSPLPNPPSSYMLSNKVFEDSEQGKMWNF; translated from the coding sequence ATGAAATATCTATCCAACATCCTCGCATCCGCCGCGCTCGCCATCGGAGCTTCTCTTTTCAGCTCCTGCAACACACCCACCAGCGGATCTCCCGGCAGTGCTTTCACCTTCGATCCTCCCGTCACCCAGCCGACCAATCGCTCCGCTGTGAAAGTGGCGATCAGCACCTCGGCGCAGAAGCTATACATCGTCGAGGGCGACAAGGTCCTTCTGGCCAGCCCAGTGGCTGTGGGCAAGTCCGCGACTCCTACCCCCAAGGGCACTCACCGGATCACAGCAAAAACCAAATATCGCCGACGTCAGGGACAGCCTGGACGTGGCTACCCGATGACCTATTGGATGTCCTTCTACAGCCCGGCCTACGGCATGCACTGGGGCTTCGTGAAGCCTTACCCCTGCACCGCTGGCTGTGTGCGTATGCCATTGAACACCGCACGCAAAGCTTTCGATCTGGTCAAGGTCGGCACCCGCGTCAACGTCGCGACCACCCAGCCCTGGGATAGCACCGTGGGAGCCAAGCTGCCACGACTCGACGACTCCCCTCTGCCGAACCCACCGTCATCTTACATGCTGAGCAACAAGGTGTTCGAAGACTCCGAGCAGGGTAAAATGTGGAACTTCTAA
- a CDS encoding arylsulfatase: MIKTLSLLFVATGLLRAAAPNVVMVITDDQGYGDLGYTGNPVVKTPNIDKLAKESTGLSDYHVGPTCSPTRCSLLTGHWTNRTGVWHTIMGRSMLRENEVTLGQMFKDNGYQTGMFGKWHLGDNYPYRPEDRGFTEVFRHGGGGVGQTPDVWNNAYFDGSYFHNGEIVPAKGFCTDVFFARANSFIRQCAEEKKPFFAYISTNAPHGPLHCPQEYLDMYSDQKDGIAAFYGMITNVDDNVAKTRELLKSLGIEKNTIFIFTTDNGTAYGAKVFNAGMKGKKGSPYDGGHRVPFFIHWPAGGLDQEREVDTLTHMVDIVPTLLEMTDSKKPEKVKFDGLSIVKLLDPKSKDFAWPARYVISDSQRVRDPIKWRGSSVMSEKYRLINGKELYDIDADPGQKKNIAKDHPEVVKDMRDFYDAWWAELKPTFSQTTEIYLGHPDHPKVTLTAHDWIQKVYPPWHQGSVRSNKWQKPPKEGKLKHVGHWAVKVVEDGKYRISLRRWPAESGAAINAALPAGKAVPGASRAFREEQGKAIGATAATLRIDGKDLETKAVEGDVEEVSFETELKAGSYKLAPYFTIDAGELGAYYTVVTRLE, from the coding sequence ATGATCAAAACGCTCTCACTTCTTTTCGTCGCCACCGGCCTGCTCCGTGCGGCAGCTCCCAATGTGGTCATGGTGATCACCGATGATCAAGGCTACGGCGATCTCGGATACACCGGAAACCCCGTGGTCAAAACGCCTAACATCGATAAGCTGGCGAAGGAGTCCACCGGGCTGAGCGACTACCATGTGGGCCCCACCTGTTCACCAACGCGTTGTTCCCTGCTGACCGGCCATTGGACCAATCGCACCGGGGTCTGGCATACCATTATGGGGCGGTCGATGCTGCGTGAGAACGAAGTCACTCTCGGCCAGATGTTCAAGGACAACGGCTACCAGACTGGCATGTTTGGCAAATGGCACTTGGGCGATAACTACCCATACCGCCCGGAAGACCGCGGCTTCACCGAGGTGTTTCGTCACGGTGGCGGCGGCGTGGGGCAGACTCCTGATGTCTGGAACAATGCCTACTTCGACGGCTCGTATTTCCACAATGGCGAGATTGTCCCCGCCAAGGGCTTCTGCACCGATGTGTTTTTCGCGCGGGCGAACTCCTTTATTCGTCAGTGCGCGGAGGAAAAGAAACCATTCTTCGCATATATCTCCACTAACGCACCGCATGGGCCGCTGCACTGTCCGCAGGAATACTTGGACATGTATTCCGACCAGAAAGACGGTATCGCCGCCTTCTACGGCATGATCACCAACGTCGATGACAACGTGGCCAAGACACGCGAGCTGCTGAAGTCATTGGGGATTGAAAAGAACACCATCTTTATTTTCACCACCGATAACGGCACGGCCTACGGGGCCAAGGTTTTCAATGCCGGGATGAAAGGCAAAAAAGGAAGCCCCTACGATGGCGGCCACCGGGTGCCATTTTTCATCCACTGGCCAGCGGGGGGGCTCGACCAAGAGCGCGAGGTGGATACCCTCACGCACATGGTGGACATCGTTCCCACCTTGCTGGAAATGACCGATTCGAAAAAGCCGGAAAAGGTGAAGTTCGACGGGCTTTCCATCGTCAAGCTGCTCGACCCCAAGAGCAAAGACTTCGCCTGGCCGGCCCGCTATGTCATCAGCGATTCACAGCGGGTGCGCGACCCGATCAAATGGCGTGGTTCCTCGGTGATGTCGGAAAAATACCGCCTCATCAATGGCAAGGAACTCTACGATATCGATGCCGATCCGGGACAGAAAAAGAACATCGCCAAGGATCACCCCGAGGTGGTCAAGGACATGCGCGATTTCTACGATGCGTGGTGGGCCGAGCTAAAACCGACCTTTTCCCAAACCACCGAGATCTACCTCGGTCATCCGGATCACCCGAAGGTGACACTCACCGCACACGATTGGATTCAAAAAGTCTACCCTCCTTGGCATCAGGGATCAGTCCGATCTAACAAGTGGCAGAAGCCGCCGAAGGAAGGCAAACTGAAGCACGTGGGACACTGGGCCGTCAAGGTGGTGGAAGATGGCAAATACCGCATTTCCCTGCGCCGTTGGCCCGCTGAGTCGGGCGCCGCAATCAATGCCGCCCTGCCTGCTGGCAAGGCCGTTCCGGGTGCTTCCCGTGCCTTCCGCGAAGAGCAAGGAAAAGCGATCGGAGCCACGGCTGCCACGCTGCGCATCGACGGTAAGGATCTGGAAACCAAGGCGGTAGAAGGTGATGTCGAGGAAGTCAGCTTCGAGACTGAGCTCAAAGCCGGCTCTTACAAACTGGCTCCCTATTTCACCATCGATGCCGGCGAACTCGGTGCTTACTACACGGTAGTGACCCGCCTGGAATAG
- a CDS encoding carbohydrate kinase family protein codes for MKKSDPAYPPLLAVGTFVVDYQKVVDHYPDERSATRVSREMVSNGGAPLNTLINLAKLRVPFPLFAAAKVGKDLDGKFIVDCCTEHKIDTSQLQPVEGESTGYTDVYTVEKTGKHTCFHFCGIGETFSRADVKLRAVKPKILLLGSLGALGKMDNHNPEYGRSGAAQLLRDAKKQGITTVVEIAPVDQQAKLDDFTEALSQADYLIINDRVAESILNQELYSENQFDADLAKDACEQLLKTGLHKAVILQCGTAAVYLDTEGNFYHQTGYFLPWSQRVGSAGVDHAFVAGFLEGLYLDKAVETSLQQGLAVSTTCRRDLTPSGGLAPLDECMAFCEQLDIKAAS; via the coding sequence ATGAAGAAGTCTGATCCCGCCTACCCACCGCTGCTTGCGGTTGGAACCTTTGTTGTCGATTACCAAAAAGTCGTCGACCACTATCCTGATGAACGCTCCGCCACCCGCGTCAGTCGCGAGATGGTCAGCAATGGCGGTGCTCCGCTCAACACCCTGATCAACCTGGCCAAGCTGCGGGTGCCCTTCCCGTTATTCGCCGCGGCGAAGGTGGGCAAGGATCTGGACGGCAAGTTCATTGTCGACTGCTGCACCGAGCATAAAATCGACACCTCCCAGCTGCAGCCCGTGGAAGGTGAAAGCACCGGTTACACCGATGTTTACACCGTGGAAAAAACCGGCAAGCACACCTGCTTTCACTTCTGCGGCATTGGAGAGACCTTCTCCCGCGCCGATGTAAAACTGCGTGCCGTGAAGCCGAAGATTCTCCTACTCGGCTCCCTTGGCGCACTTGGGAAAATGGATAATCACAACCCTGAATACGGTCGCTCCGGTGCCGCCCAGCTGCTGCGCGATGCTAAAAAACAAGGGATCACCACCGTGGTGGAAATCGCTCCCGTCGATCAACAAGCGAAACTCGACGACTTCACCGAAGCGCTGTCCCAAGCGGACTACCTGATCATCAACGACCGGGTGGCTGAGAGTATTTTGAATCAGGAACTGTATTCGGAAAACCAATTCGACGCCGACCTCGCCAAGGACGCCTGTGAGCAATTGCTGAAAACGGGCCTGCACAAAGCTGTTATCCTGCAGTGCGGCACTGCGGCGGTCTACTTGGACACCGAGGGGAATTTCTACCATCAAACTGGATACTTCCTCCCCTGGTCTCAACGCGTGGGATCGGCCGGGGTCGATCACGCTTTTGTCGCCGGCTTCCTCGAAGGACTGTATCTCGACAAAGCGGTGGAAACCTCACTGCAACAAGGTCTAGCGGTATCCACCACCTGTCGCAGAGACCTCACTCCGTCTGGCGGTCTAGCCCCCTTGGACGAGTGCATGGCATTCTGCGAGCAGCTCGATATCAAGGCGGCAAGTTAG
- a CDS encoding MBL fold metallo-hydrolase → MATLFETIRTEGIAELSYLLGDDGKGIAAVIDPTPDVEKYIALVREKNLVITHIFETHIHADLVSGARELAVRTGTAKIYLSVEKDAEYGFDHEPIRDGDTFSFGDTQVTVRHTPGHTPEHVSYEMASSDHPDLPWGVLSGDSLFVGSAGRPDLLGEDETDELTQDLFHTLTDYYKKLPDGTIVYPAHGHGSPCGADIGDRIRSTVGYEKETNPFLQYDDFEEFKDFVLSGTPPTPTYYPRMKRINAEGPEVLGALPKVKALTPAEFEKVKDGKVQLIDTRDMLAFGDGSIEGSLNIGSSPMMSVWAGWLLDPDTPILLVPESDGEVETLVKRFLRTGYKEFAGYLAGGISAWIQAGKKIQQRGSTSVHELQSLIEKLPDEIQIVDVRTPSEWEAGHIPEAVHLFLPEIEEKADQLDRSKPTFTYCASGYRASIAASLLLKLGFENVHNVPGSWKAWKASDLEVSENGSAT, encoded by the coding sequence ATGGCTACCCTATTCGAAACCATCCGCACCGAAGGCATCGCAGAACTTTCTTACCTCTTGGGAGATGATGGCAAAGGCATCGCCGCCGTGATTGATCCCACTCCCGATGTGGAAAAATACATCGCACTCGTGCGTGAGAAAAACCTGGTGATCACCCACATTTTTGAAACCCACATCCATGCCGACCTGGTGAGTGGCGCCCGTGAACTGGCGGTGCGCACCGGCACGGCGAAAATCTACCTGAGCGTCGAAAAAGATGCCGAATACGGCTTCGACCACGAACCGATCCGCGACGGCGACACCTTCTCCTTCGGCGATACCCAGGTCACCGTCCGACACACCCCCGGCCACACACCGGAACACGTCAGCTATGAGATGGCGAGTAGCGATCATCCTGACCTCCCTTGGGGTGTGCTTTCGGGCGACTCGTTATTTGTCGGCTCCGCGGGTCGGCCCGACCTGCTTGGTGAAGATGAAACCGACGAGCTGACCCAGGACCTTTTCCACACACTCACCGATTACTACAAGAAGCTTCCGGACGGAACCATTGTCTACCCCGCTCACGGTCACGGCTCGCCCTGCGGTGCCGACATCGGCGATCGCATACGCAGCACCGTGGGATATGAAAAAGAGACCAATCCGTTTCTGCAATACGACGATTTCGAAGAATTCAAAGACTTCGTCCTCAGCGGCACGCCACCCACGCCGACTTACTACCCGCGGATGAAAAGGATCAATGCCGAAGGGCCTGAAGTGCTCGGAGCCCTGCCCAAAGTCAAAGCCCTGACCCCAGCAGAGTTCGAAAAGGTCAAGGACGGCAAGGTTCAGCTGATCGACACCCGCGACATGCTGGCCTTCGGCGACGGCTCTATCGAAGGATCTCTCAACATCGGATCCTCACCGATGATGTCTGTCTGGGCTGGCTGGTTGCTCGACCCCGACACCCCCATCCTACTCGTGCCGGAATCAGACGGCGAGGTGGAGACCCTGGTGAAGCGCTTCCTCCGGACCGGCTACAAAGAATTTGCCGGCTATCTGGCAGGTGGCATAAGCGCCTGGATTCAAGCGGGTAAAAAAATCCAACAGCGCGGCTCGACCAGCGTGCACGAGCTGCAAAGCCTGATCGAAAAGCTGCCCGATGAAATTCAAATCGTCGATGTGCGAACCCCATCCGAGTGGGAAGCTGGTCACATCCCTGAGGCCGTGCACCTTTTCCTTCCCGAGATCGAGGAGAAAGCGGATCAGCTCGATCGCAGCAAACCGACTTTCACCTACTGTGCCAGCGGCTACCGTGCCAGCATCGCCGCCAGTCTTCTCCTGAAACTTGGCTTTGAAAACGTGCACAATGTGCCAGGCAGTTGGAAAGCCTGGAAAGCATCCGACCTCGAAGTCAGCGAAAATGGAAGTGCGACTTAG
- a CDS encoding TonB-dependent receptor, with protein MKLTRLLLALTPAATFAGESMTSAQPAATASPWTFTLDAGYLHQQDSDLDEGGSFSVDRTNFALGVQRNMGPARSIGLSLDYGHHDYQFDGIPALWDEVDSFTLGVPIRWALDRDWSLFALPSVRASYEHGAEVSDSVTGGLLAGASYRVSDRLYIGPGLGISSELEDDLNVFPILLIKWQISDTLELKTGRGLGASQGPGLVLNWQAAEKWQLSLGTRYEKLRFRLNDRGYAPDGVGEETGIPVYLGATYQFSDSSQLSLYAGMKFGSSLEVENDNGHTIYDSDQDAAPFFGLSWNSKF; from the coding sequence ATGAAACTGACCAGACTGCTCCTCGCCCTCACTCCAGCGGCCACCTTCGCTGGTGAAAGCATGACCTCCGCGCAACCTGCGGCAACGGCCTCCCCATGGACCTTCACCCTCGATGCCGGTTATCTCCATCAGCAAGACAGCGACCTCGACGAGGGTGGCTCATTTTCAGTCGACCGCACGAATTTCGCCCTCGGCGTCCAGCGGAACATGGGCCCCGCCAGATCGATCGGGCTATCACTCGACTACGGCCATCACGACTATCAATTTGACGGCATCCCAGCGCTTTGGGACGAGGTGGACTCCTTCACCCTCGGCGTCCCCATCCGCTGGGCGTTAGACCGTGACTGGAGTCTCTTTGCCCTGCCCAGCGTGCGTGCCAGCTACGAACATGGTGCGGAGGTTTCTGATTCCGTGACCGGCGGCCTACTCGCTGGAGCCAGCTACCGCGTCAGCGACCGCCTTTACATCGGCCCCGGCCTGGGCATCAGCTCCGAGCTCGAGGACGACCTCAATGTTTTCCCCATCTTACTCATCAAGTGGCAAATCTCGGACACGCTCGAGCTGAAAACCGGTCGAGGTCTCGGCGCCAGCCAAGGGCCGGGTTTGGTTCTCAACTGGCAAGCAGCAGAAAAGTGGCAGCTCAGCCTGGGCACCCGCTATGAAAAACTCCGTTTCCGCCTGAACGATCGAGGATACGCCCCCGATGGTGTGGGCGAAGAAACCGGGATCCCAGTCTATCTTGGAGCGACCTATCAGTTCAGCGATAGCTCCCAGCTGTCACTCTACGCCGGGATGAAATTCGGCAGTTCGCTGGAGGTTGAAAATGACAACGGCCATACCATTTACGACAGCGATCAGGACGCCGCTCCCTTCTTTGGCTTGAGCTGGAATTCGAAATTTTAA
- a CDS encoding multidrug effflux MFS transporter codes for MRCSDTTTESKPLTISALCVLALLSAVAPIATDMYLPGFPNMSEDLGAGASGIQLTLTSFLIGLALGQLIIGPLSDHYGRRRPLLLGTALAIGSGVLCALVSSVGALIILRVLQGFGGAAGIVLARAIIADRSPDAATTARQTQIMMMIGGVAPILAPITGTLIVSLAGWRAVFVVIALLSLLAFIGVLRNVGESLPQARRSHAGGGRLLRTILQLFRHRLYVGYTLVTGFSFMALFGYIAASPFVFQKVLGLSPTQYSIAFGVNALGLIVFGAVSAKIVSRVAPTRIILCCLILLLVASGAALACILLNASAFLILPCIFLAVAAVGPLMGNASALAIHQVPESAGTASAVLGAIQFALGALASPLVGVLGESNALPMALLMVVAALLALCCYVFLARRPLAIPSPQPETSHA; via the coding sequence ATGCGATGCTCCGACACCACCACTGAATCCAAGCCGTTAACCATCTCCGCGCTCTGCGTGCTGGCCTTGCTCTCGGCGGTCGCGCCCATCGCCACGGACATGTATCTTCCGGGCTTTCCGAACATGTCGGAGGATCTTGGCGCGGGGGCGTCAGGGATTCAACTGACACTTACCAGTTTTTTGATCGGCCTCGCTCTTGGGCAGTTGATTATCGGACCACTTTCGGATCATTACGGACGACGTCGACCACTTTTGTTAGGAACTGCCTTGGCCATCGGTTCCGGAGTGCTCTGCGCACTTGTCAGCTCGGTCGGGGCCTTGATTATCTTGCGCGTGTTACAAGGGTTTGGTGGCGCGGCAGGTATCGTCTTGGCCCGTGCGATCATCGCCGACCGCTCACCTGATGCAGCCACCACAGCGCGGCAAACCCAGATTATGATGATGATCGGAGGTGTCGCCCCAATTCTTGCTCCGATCACAGGCACCCTGATTGTCTCACTGGCCGGTTGGCGTGCGGTATTTGTGGTCATTGCCCTGCTGTCCCTGCTTGCCTTCATCGGTGTGCTTCGCAACGTCGGGGAAAGCCTGCCACAGGCCAGACGCAGCCATGCCGGTGGTGGCCGTTTGCTCCGAACGATCTTGCAGCTCTTCCGGCATCGTCTCTATGTCGGCTACACCCTAGTGACGGGTTTCTCTTTCATGGCCCTCTTTGGCTACATCGCGGCCTCCCCCTTTGTGTTTCAGAAGGTGCTTGGGCTTTCGCCAACCCAGTATTCCATCGCCTTTGGTGTCAATGCCCTGGGCCTGATTGTCTTCGGGGCGGTCTCGGCCAAGATCGTTTCCAGAGTGGCTCCCACCCGGATCATCCTCTGCTGTCTGATCTTACTCCTCGTTGCCTCGGGCGCAGCTCTCGCCTGTATCTTGCTAAACGCCTCAGCCTTCTTGATCCTGCCTTGCATCTTCCTCGCAGTCGCCGCCGTGGGCCCGCTGATGGGCAATGCCAGCGCCCTAGCCATCCACCAGGTGCCTGAATCGGCGGGCACGGCATCCGCGGTGTTAGGTGCCATCCAATTTGCACTCGGTGCTCTGGCATCGCCACTGGTGGGAGTGCTCGGTGAAAGTAATGCCCTGCCCATGGCGCTGCTGATGGTTGTGGCAGCGTTGCTTGCTCTTTGCTGCTACGTATTCCTCGCGCGCCGTCCACTCGCCATACCATCCCCCCAGCCAGAAACGTCCCACGCCTAG